In Gossypium arboreum isolate Shixiya-1 chromosome 5, ASM2569848v2, whole genome shotgun sequence, a single genomic region encodes these proteins:
- the LOC108452060 gene encoding uncharacterized protein LOC108452060: MGTRARRKQSWYTQTLTPLLEGPMDPEMQEEGNKKERSWEVIREWFRTQKGSSFSSSPTSFSMSNYFYGNGSIPPARRHDLRLLLGVLGCPLAPIPLLNHPIHHIRLKDIPIETSTAHYIIQQYLAASGCLKQRQKCGAKNMYATGSVKMICCETEISRGSGKGKNIVKSLGTRSEEMSGCFVVWQMKPEMWSLELVVGGNKVIAGSDGKTVWRHTSWLGTHAAKGPQRPLRRIIQGLDPKTTASLFAKAQCLGEKRIGDEDCFVLKVCADRAAVMERNEGPAEVMRHVLYGYFSQKSGLLIYLEDSHLTRVQTQEENEGGCACAYWETTIGSSIGDYRDVDGVLIAHQGRSIATVFRFGELSMQHSRSRMEEFWSIDDVVFNVQGLSIDSFIPPADIFDR, encoded by the exons ATGGGGACAAGAGCAAGAAGGAAGCAAAGCTGGTACACGCAGACACTAACGCCATTATTGGAAGGACCAATGGACCCAGAAATGCAAGAAGAAGGAAACAAGAAGGAGAGATCTTGGGAAGTAATCCGAGAATGGTTTCGAACACAGAAGGGATCGTCTTTTTCATCATCACCAACTAGCTTTTCCATGTCCAATTATTTTTATGGAAACGGAAGCATTCCTCCTGCCAGGAGGCACGATTTAAGACTTTTGCTTGGCGTCTTGGGTTGCCCTCTCGCCCCTATTCCGCTACTTAATCACCCAATTCATCACATTCGCCTCAAAGACATTCCTATC GAAACATCGACAGCGCATTACATAATACAACAATATTTGGCAGCATCGGGATGCTTGAAACAGCGGCAGAAATGTGGGGCGAAAAACATGTATGCAACAGGGAGTGTGAAGATGATATGTTGTGAGACGGAGATATCAAGAGGGTCAGGGAAAGGGAAGAACATCGTGAAAAGTTTAGGGACAAGGAGTGAAGAAATGAGTGGGTGCTTTGTGGTTTGGCAAATGAAGCCTGAGATGTGGTCTCTTGAGCTTGTTGTTGGAGGCAACAAGGTTATTGCCGGCAGCGATGGCAAAACAGTGTGGCGACACACATCTTGGCTTGGCACACATGCTGCCAAGGGTCCTCAACGTCCCTTGCGCCGCATTATCCAG GGTCTAGATCCAAAGACAACAGCCAGTTTATTTGCTAAAGCCCAATGCTTAGGCGAGAAACGAATAGGCGACGAGGATTGCTTCGTCCTAAAAGTATGCGCCGACCGTGCAGCGGTGATGGAACGAAACGAAGGACCAGCAGAAGTAATGAGGCATGTATTATACGGCTACTTTTCCCAAAAGAGTGGGTTACTCATATACTTGGAGGACTCCCATCTAACCAGAGTTCAAACCCAAGAAGAGAATGAAGGTGGGTGTGCTTGTGCCTATTGGGAAACAACCATCGGAAGCAGCATCGGAGATTACAGAGATGTGGATGGCGTGTTGATAGCGCATCAAGGAAGGTCAATCGCCACTGTTTTCCGATTCGGGGAGCTGTCGATGCAGCACAGCAGGAGTCGAATGGAAGAATTTTGGAGCATTGACGATGTTGTTTTCAATGTTCAAGGACTCTCCATTGATTCCTTCATTCCTCCAGCTGATATCTTTGATCGTTAA